From a region of the Fischerella sp. JS2 genome:
- a CDS encoding saccharopine dehydrogenase family protein has protein sequence MTDRVLILGGRGRIGGSVAQDLLTHTQAEIIITGRTPAQMQDNTSLQYMVLDLAEVEKLRQAIASVNVVVHCAGPFHYRDANVLQICIEQGVNYVDVSDHRSFTSKALQYHETAIAAGVTAVINTGIFPGISNSMVRHDIEQFDLPEKIHLSYLVSGSGGAGITVMRTTFLGLQNPFAAWINGRWQTVKPYSEREVIEFPSPYKRSGVYWFDMPETFTLPHAFPSVKTVITKFGSVPDFYNHLTWIAAHVFPKSWIKNPKGVEFLSHVSHAMTDFTDQFTGIGVAVRSEITGQKNNQQAVYCSTLTHANTAAAAGCGTGSIAQFLLDGTLKKPGVWPVEEALPTDLFTKAMQSRGIIIQANWQ, from the coding sequence ATGACAGATCGGGTTTTAATTCTTGGCGGAAGAGGACGAATCGGTGGTAGTGTTGCCCAGGATCTACTCACCCACACACAGGCAGAAATTATCATCACTGGGCGCACACCTGCACAGATGCAAGATAATACGTCTTTGCAATATATGGTGTTGGACTTGGCAGAGGTAGAAAAATTGCGGCAGGCGATCGCTTCTGTAAATGTGGTAGTTCATTGTGCAGGCCCGTTTCACTATCGAGATGCCAATGTTTTGCAAATATGTATTGAACAGGGTGTTAATTATGTAGATGTCAGTGACCACCGTTCTTTTACTAGTAAGGCTTTACAATATCATGAAACAGCTATTGCTGCGGGTGTAACAGCAGTAATTAATACTGGTATTTTTCCAGGTATTTCTAATAGTATGGTGCGTCATGACATCGAACAATTTGATCTTCCAGAAAAAATACATTTGAGTTATTTAGTATCTGGTTCTGGTGGTGCTGGCATTACTGTAATGCGAACCACATTTCTAGGTTTACAAAATCCTTTTGCAGCTTGGATAAATGGTAGATGGCAAACAGTTAAACCTTATAGTGAAAGAGAAGTTATTGAGTTTCCATCTCCTTACAAACGCAGTGGAGTTTACTGGTTTGATATGCCAGAAACTTTTACTCTACCCCATGCTTTTCCATCAGTCAAAACTGTAATTACTAAATTTGGTTCTGTTCCCGATTTTTATAATCATTTAACTTGGATAGCAGCCCATGTTTTTCCGAAATCATGGATAAAGAACCCTAAGGGTGTAGAATTTCTATCTCATGTTAGCCATGCAATGACAGATTTTACTGACCAGTTTACTGGTATTGGAGTGGCGGTTCGTTCGGAAATAACAGGGCAAAAAAACAATCAACAAGCTGTTTATTGCTCTACTTTAACTCATGCAAATACAGCTGCTGCTGCTGGTTGTGGTACGGGTAGTATTGCTCAATTTTTGTTAGATGGAACACTCAAAAAACCAGGGGTTTGGCCTGTAGAAGAAGCATTGCCTACTGATTTATTTACCAAAGCAATGCAAAGCCGAGGAATAATAATTCAAGCTAATTGGCAATAA
- a CDS encoding helix-turn-helix domain-containing protein produces the protein MVGVTQIEIVDSVEELEKLLRHQKQSRSKERIQALYLIKGQEMSVSEIAKILGKHRATVHRWLADYREGGIEAVVEFGTSSGRKRAIPDWAVSSLKKQLEQPEGGFQRYTQIQHWLEKTLGVQAEYATVHHLARYRLKAKLKVPRPRNRKQDEEKLESFKKNSVMTCN, from the coding sequence ATGGTAGGGGTAACACAGATCGAGATAGTTGATAGTGTCGAGGAACTAGAGAAGTTGCTCAGACATCAAAAACAGTCTCGGAGCAAAGAACGTATACAAGCCCTATATCTGATTAAAGGGCAAGAAATGAGTGTAAGTGAGATTGCTAAAATCTTGGGAAAACATCGAGCTACAGTACATCGATGGTTGGCAGATTATCGAGAAGGAGGAATTGAGGCGGTTGTTGAATTTGGAACGAGTTCAGGTCGAAAAAGAGCAATACCAGATTGGGCTGTATCGAGTTTGAAAAAACAACTCGAACAACCAGAAGGTGGGTTTCAACGGTACACACAAATACAACATTGGTTAGAAAAAACCTTGGGTGTGCAAGCTGAGTACGCAACTGTACATCATCTGGCACGTTACAGGCTCAAAGCCAAGCTGAAAGTCCCACGTCCGCGTAACCGAAAACAGGACGAAGAAAAACTAGAGTCTTTTAAAAAAAACTCGGTGATGACTTGCAATTAA
- the crtO gene encoding beta-carotene ketolase CrtO has protein sequence MSKTLTMQEYDVVIIGAGHNGLVCAAYLLKAGYSVLLLEKRSVPGGAATTEECLPQEAPGFKFNLCAIDHEFIHLGPVVEELELEKYGLEYLKCDPVVFCPHPDGKYFLGHRSLDKTCAEIARYNERDAKKYREFTEYWQRALGAMIPMFNAPPKSILDILGNYDVTKIKDLFSVIGSPNKTLDFIRNMLTSAEDLLNEWFDEEFLKAPLARLASELGAPPSQKTIAIGAIMMAMRHDPGMARPRGGTGALVQALVNLVRSLGGVILTDQHVNKVLIDDGRAVGVEVANGTVYRAKHGVISNIDAKRLFLQLMDESDVDAADADLRERLERRIVNNNETILKIDLALNEPLRFEHHEHKDKYLIGSVLIADSVSHVEQAHSKCTLGEIPDSDPSMYLVVPTMLDPSMAPPGKHTAWIEFFAPYQIAGAEGTGLNGTGWTDELKNKVADRVIDKLADYAPNVKNATIARRVESPAELGERLGAYKGNYYHVDMTLDQMVFFRPLPEIANYKTPIENLFLTGAGTHPGGSISGMPGRNCARVFLQTKHPIAQTVKDSWGSIKSTVGSVFGINTK, from the coding sequence ATATCTAAAACTCTCACTATGCAAGAGTACGATGTTGTAATTATTGGTGCAGGACACAATGGACTAGTTTGTGCTGCCTATTTATTGAAAGCAGGGTATAGTGTTCTATTACTAGAAAAACGCTCTGTTCCAGGAGGCGCAGCAACTACAGAAGAATGCTTACCACAAGAAGCACCAGGATTTAAATTTAACCTATGTGCGATTGACCACGAGTTTATTCATCTTGGACCAGTAGTTGAAGAACTAGAACTAGAAAAATATGGTTTGGAGTACCTTAAATGTGATCCAGTCGTATTTTGTCCTCATCCAGATGGTAAATATTTTTTAGGTCATAGGTCTTTGGATAAGACTTGTGCAGAAATCGCCCGTTACAACGAACGTGACGCTAAAAAGTACAGAGAATTTACAGAGTATTGGCAACGGGCATTAGGTGCAATGATTCCGATGTTTAACGCACCACCCAAGTCGATTTTAGATATTCTTGGTAACTACGACGTCACCAAAATCAAAGATTTATTCTCAGTAATTGGTTCTCCTAATAAAACGCTAGATTTTATTCGCAACATGTTAACCAGCGCTGAGGATCTGCTTAATGAGTGGTTTGATGAGGAATTTCTCAAAGCACCCTTAGCTAGACTTGCTTCTGAACTGGGTGCGCCACCTTCGCAAAAAACCATTGCAATTGGGGCAATTATGATGGCAATGCGTCATGATCCCGGCATGGCCAGACCTCGTGGTGGTACAGGTGCTTTGGTACAAGCTTTGGTAAACTTAGTCAGAAGCTTAGGTGGTGTAATTCTAACCGATCAGCATGTTAATAAAGTGTTGATTGATGACGGTCGTGCTGTAGGTGTGGAAGTAGCAAATGGGACAGTGTATCGCGCTAAACACGGGGTAATTTCTAACATTGATGCCAAAAGACTATTTTTACAATTGATGGATGAAAGTGATGTAGATGCTGCTGATGCGGATTTACGAGAAAGATTAGAACGGCGCATAGTTAACAATAACGAAACCATCCTCAAGATTGACTTGGCATTAAACGAACCACTGCGCTTTGAACACCACGAACATAAAGACAAATATCTAATTGGTTCTGTATTAATTGCAGATTCAGTTTCTCACGTGGAACAAGCCCACAGTAAATGTACCTTGGGAGAAATTCCCGACTCTGATCCATCAATGTACTTAGTAGTGCCAACAATGTTAGATCCATCAATGGCACCACCAGGTAAACATACTGCATGGATTGAGTTTTTTGCCCCCTATCAAATCGCTGGTGCAGAAGGTACAGGTTTAAATGGCACAGGTTGGACAGATGAATTGAAAAACAAAGTTGCTGATCGGGTAATAGATAAATTGGCAGACTATGCACCGAATGTGAAAAATGCCACTATTGCCCGTCGTGTGGAAAGCCCAGCAGAATTGGGTGAAAGATTGGGTGCATATAAAGGAAATTATTACCATGTTGATATGACACTTGATCAAATGGTATTTTTCCGTCCTTTACCGGAAATAGCAAACTATAAAACACCAATCGAAAATTTATTCTTGACTGGTGCGGGAACTCACCCTGGTGGTTCTATTTCAGGAATGCCTGGACGCAACTGTGCACGGGTATTCTTGCAGACTAAGCATCCGATCGCTCAAACTGTCAAAGATAGCTGGGGTTCGATTAAGTCTACAGTTGGATCAGTGTTTGGGATTAATACTAAGTAA
- the bcp gene encoding thioredoxin-dependent thiol peroxidase, whose protein sequence is MTSLKNLPQAGEKAPNFTALNQDGNLVSLNDFQSHWLILYFYPKDDTPGCTTEAKEFTDFSQEFSALGAKIVGISPDTEKSHGKFIQKHNLSIQLLSDPEHQVCEVYGVWQLKKFMGKEYMGVVRSTFLIAPDGKLAYVWSNVKVKGHVAAVLAKLQELLVV, encoded by the coding sequence ATGACTTCACTGAAAAATCTTCCCCAAGCAGGAGAAAAAGCACCTAATTTCACTGCTTTGAATCAAGATGGTAATTTAGTTAGTCTGAATGATTTTCAATCACACTGGCTAATTTTGTACTTTTATCCCAAAGATGATACGCCCGGTTGTACAACTGAAGCCAAAGAATTTACTGATTTCTCTCAAGAATTTAGTGCCTTGGGAGCTAAAATTGTTGGCATCAGTCCTGATACTGAAAAATCTCATGGCAAATTTATTCAAAAACATAATTTGTCAATTCAATTATTAAGTGACCCCGAACATCAAGTATGTGAAGTTTATGGTGTGTGGCAGCTAAAAAAATTTATGGGTAAGGAATATATGGGTGTAGTGCGCTCAACTTTTTTGATTGCTCCTGATGGTAAATTAGCTTATGTTTGGTCGAATGTGAAAGTGAAAGGTCATGTTGCAGCTGTACTTGCTAAGTTACAAGAATTGTTAGTTGTTTAA
- a CDS encoding monooxygenase — MLSSAETIVSSAELNAIAVMKLDKTVVIGGSIAGLLAARVLAEYCDSVTIVERDKLPLQPHKRKGVPQSVQPHVLLVRGYRILEELFPGIGSQLSAAGALTIDWLREFYLFAQGQWSNNAVAPSEIISFTCSRPLLEWTIRKRLAEFSQIKFIEQHRAIAILTNSHKYQVTGVKLQSLTNDSTQELPASLVVDATGRGSHAPEWLKDIGMTPPPETIVNPFLGYATRRYKPPEDFTADWKVMLISQEPPQNTRLGYLAKIEGGELIATVGGYGRDFPPLDEQGFLAFARSLSSSCFYEIIKDAEPVSPIYAHRATANRLRHYEQIQMPTGFVALGDAVCALCPVYGQGMTVSALSAMVLKEWLNNSQLVTSRFQKNLAKNNSLHWILATGQDSRFPTTVGRKQPNKLNKLLAGYNQQLMQISNVDTELRTLFVEVSHFLKSPLAFYHPQIILRVIRSSKQKIKEIKN, encoded by the coding sequence ATGTTAAGTTCAGCAGAGACAATAGTATCATCTGCGGAACTAAATGCGATCGCTGTTATGAAGTTAGACAAAACTGTTGTTATTGGTGGTAGTATCGCGGGTTTGCTAGCGGCACGTGTACTTGCAGAATACTGTGATTCGGTCACAATTGTGGAAAGGGATAAACTACCTTTGCAGCCTCACAAACGCAAAGGTGTGCCGCAATCAGTGCAACCTCATGTTTTATTAGTACGAGGATACAGAATTTTAGAGGAACTATTTCCCGGTATTGGTTCACAGCTAAGTGCAGCTGGTGCGCTAACGATTGATTGGTTACGAGAATTTTATTTGTTTGCCCAAGGGCAATGGAGTAATAATGCTGTTGCACCTTCTGAGATAATTTCCTTTACCTGTTCTCGTCCTTTACTGGAATGGACTATTCGTAAAAGACTGGCAGAGTTTTCCCAAATCAAGTTTATTGAACAACATCGAGCGATCGCTATACTGACAAATTCCCATAAATACCAAGTTACCGGAGTCAAGCTGCAATCTCTCACAAATGATAGTACACAAGAGTTACCAGCTAGCTTGGTAGTTGATGCAACTGGACGTGGTTCTCATGCACCCGAGTGGTTAAAAGATATAGGAATGACACCACCACCAGAAACTATAGTCAATCCGTTTTTAGGATATGCTACTAGGCGTTATAAACCACCAGAAGATTTTACAGCAGACTGGAAAGTAATGCTAATTTCCCAGGAACCTCCGCAAAATACCCGATTAGGATATTTAGCAAAAATTGAAGGTGGAGAATTAATCGCTACTGTTGGCGGTTACGGGCGTGACTTTCCACCATTAGATGAACAGGGCTTTTTAGCATTTGCCCGCAGTCTTTCTAGTTCGTGCTTTTATGAAATAATTAAGGATGCAGAACCAGTCTCGCCAATTTATGCCCATAGGGCTACTGCCAATCGGTTACGTCATTATGAGCAAATTCAAATGCCTACAGGATTTGTAGCATTAGGCGATGCAGTTTGTGCCTTGTGTCCAGTTTATGGTCAAGGAATGACAGTCAGTGCTTTATCAGCAATGGTTCTTAAAGAATGGCTGAACAATAGTCAACTTGTAACTTCTCGCTTTCAAAAGAACTTAGCAAAAAACAATTCACTGCATTGGATACTAGCAACAGGACAAGATTCTCGTTTTCCCACAACAGTAGGTAGAAAACAGCCCAACAAGCTTAACAAACTCTTGGCTGGATATAATCAACAGTTAATGCAAATTAGCAATGTAGATACTGAGTTGCGAACCCTGTTTGTAGAGGTCAGTCACTTTCTCAAATCACCTTTAGCTTTTTATCATCCTCAAATCATATTACGTGTAATTAGAAGTAGTAAACAGAAGATAAAAGAAATAAAAAACTAA